A window of the Tiliqua scincoides isolate rTilSci1 chromosome 5, rTilSci1.hap2, whole genome shotgun sequence genome harbors these coding sequences:
- the PSMD3 gene encoding 26S proteasome non-ATPase regulatory subunit 3: protein MKQEGGSRRRAGSEKAKPPPAEPPQPPPPPADVEMNEETAAPAEPASTEKSQRELDAVTLEDIKEHVKQLEKAVSGKEPRYVLRALRALPSTSRRLNPNVLQKAINGFFTSNSAVRDFLISFLEEPMDTETDLQFRPRTGKAASTPLLPEVEAYLQLLLVIYLMNSKRYQEAQKVSDDLMQKISPQNRRALDLVVAKCYYYHSRIYEFLNKLDVVRSFLHARLRTATLRHDADGQATLLNLLLRNYLHYNLYDQAEKLVSKSVFPEQANNNEWARYLYYTGRIKAIQLEYSEARRTMTNALRKAPQHTAVGFKQTVHKLLIVVELLLGEIPDRLQFRQPSLKRSLLPYFLLTQGIRTGNLAKFNQVLDQFADKFQADGTYTLIIRLRHNVIKTGVRMISLSYSRISLADIAQKLQLDSPEDAEFIVAKAIRDGVIEASINHEKGYVQSKEMTDIYSTREPQLAFHQRISFCLDIHNMSVKAMRFPPKSYNKDLESAEERREREQQDLEFAKEMAEDDDDGFP from the exons ATGAAGCAGGAAGGGGGCTCCCGCCGCCGCGCCGGCTCCGAGAAGGCCAAGCCCCCGCCCGCCGAGCCCCCTCAGCCCCCGCCGCCGCCCGCCGACGTGGAAATGAACGAGGAGACCGCCGCTCCGGCCGAACCCGCCTCGACGGAGAAGTCGCAGCGCGAGCTCGACGCCGTCACGCTGGAAG ACATCAAGGAGCATGTGAAGCAGCTGGAGAAAGCCGTCTCTGGAAAGGAACCTCGCTATGTCCTTCGTGCCCTTAGAGCATTGCCCTCCACCTCCCGCCGTCTCAACCCCAATGTGCTCCAGAAAGCCATCAATGGCTTTTTCACATCAAACAGTGCTGTGCGGGACTTCCTCATCAGCTTCCTGGAAGAG CCTATGGACACAGAAACTGACCTACAGTTTCGACCCCGCACAGGAAAAGCAGCCTCCACTCCTCTCCTGCCAGAGGTAGAAGCGTATCTACAGTTACTCCTGGTTATCTACTTGATGAACAGCAAACGCTACCAAGAG gCCCAGAAAGTATCGGATGATTTGATGCAAAAGATCAGTCCCCAAAACCGTCGAGCTCTTGATTTAGTGGTGGCCAAATGTTACTACTACCATTCTCGGATCTATGAGTTCTTAAACAAGCTGGATGTGGTCAGAAG ctTCCTTCATGCCCGCTTAAGGACAGCAACTCTCCGCCATGATGCAGATGGCCAGGCCACCCTCTTGAATCTCCTGCTGAGGAATTACCTTCACTACAACCTCTATGACCAGGCAGAAAAGCTAGTCTCCAAATCAGTATTTCCTGAGCAGGCAAACAACAATGAGTGGGCCAGGTACCTGTACTACACAG GCCGCATCAAGGCGATTCAGCTGGAATATTCAGAAGCCCGAAGAACCATGACGAATGCCCTGCGAAAAGCACCACAACACACAGCCGTTGGCTTCAAACAGACG GTTCATAAGTTGCTTATTGTGGTAGAGTTGCTCTTGGGTGAGATCCCAGACAGGCTGCAGTTCCGGCAACCATCTTTGAAGAGATCACTCTTGCCCTACTTTCTCTTGACGCAGG GAATTCGGACAGGGAACCTGGCCAAGTTCAACCAGGTACTGGATCAGTTTGCTGACAAGTTTCAGGCAGACGGAACCTACACCCTTATCATCCGACTGAGGCACAATGTGATTAAGACAG GCGTTCGCATGATTAGCCTTTCGTACTCACGAATCTCCTTAGCTGACATAGCCCAGAAGTTGCAGCTCGATAGCCCAGAGGATGCTGAATTCATTGTTGCCAAG GCCATCCGGGACGGTGTGATCGAAGCCAGCATCAATCATGAGAAGGGCTACGTCCAGTCTAAGGAGATGACTGACATCTACTCCACGCGGGAACCCCAGCTAGCCTTCCATCAGCGAATTTCCTTCTGCCTCGACATTCACAATATGTCTGTCAAG GCTATGAGGTTCCCGCCGAAGTCTTATAACAAGGACTTGGAGTCTGCAGAG GAGCGCAGGGAACGTGAGCAGCAGGACCTAGAATTTGCCAAGGAAATGGCAGAGGATGATGACGACGGTTTCCCTTGA